From Chryseobacterium sp. IHB B 17019, one genomic window encodes:
- a CDS encoding SDR family oxidoreductase: MSKKIVLITGTNSGFGWLTAHSVAALGNKVYATMRNTQGRNADKAAALAAVENVTVLDVTLTDDESVKQAVDTILEKEGTIDVLVNNAGYGMTGVAESFTTADVHTTFDINVYAPWRLMKQVLPTMRKQADGLIINVTSGFGRVSFPFATMYAASKFALEGISEGLHYEVKRLGIDVAIVEPGAFPTEMQQKNNPASDQGVFDGYSAIADIPNKMVTALGGEMQAKNPNPQDVADTIVKLIGTPKGTRPLRTVVDPITGQYIEAANQAVAEQFAKGLTVFGMGELL; the protein is encoded by the coding sequence ATGAGCAAAAAAATTGTACTGATAACCGGAACAAATAGTGGTTTTGGCTGGCTTACCGCCCACAGCGTAGCTGCCTTAGGGAACAAAGTATACGCCACGATGCGCAACACCCAGGGCCGTAATGCCGATAAAGCAGCTGCTCTTGCGGCAGTGGAGAACGTGACCGTTTTAGATGTTACTCTGACCGACGATGAGAGTGTGAAGCAGGCCGTTGACACCATTTTGGAAAAAGAAGGCACTATTGATGTGCTGGTGAACAATGCCGGTTATGGGATGACCGGTGTAGCCGAGAGCTTTACTACGGCCGATGTGCACACCACCTTTGATATCAACGTTTATGCCCCTTGGCGACTAATGAAACAGGTGTTACCTACCATGCGAAAACAGGCTGATGGGCTTATCATTAACGTAACCAGTGGCTTTGGGCGGGTATCGTTCCCTTTCGCCACCATGTATGCAGCCTCCAAATTTGCACTGGAAGGAATAAGTGAAGGTCTGCATTACGAGGTAAAGCGCTTAGGCATTGACGTGGCTATTGTAGAGCCGGGCGCTTTCCCTACCGAAATGCAGCAAAAGAACAACCCTGCATCTGATCAGGGAGTATTTGATGGATATAGCGCCATTGCCGATATTCCCAACAAAATGGTAACCGCATTGGGTGGAGAGATGCAGGCCAAGAACCCTAACCCGCAGGATGTTGCCGACACCATTGTAAAACTGATCGGTACCCCAAAAGGCACCCGACCGCTACGCACCGTAGTTGATCCCATAACAGGCCAATACATAGAAGCCGCCAATCAGGCTGTAGCCGAACAGTTTGCGAAAGGGCTGACGGTATTCGGGATGGGTGAGTTATTGTAA
- a CDS encoding Crp/Fnr family transcriptional regulator, with amino-acid sequence MEAMINLILQFGDLNKQQIEFLVSKVEMLELKKHDYLSEAGKVPRYVAFVLEGVFRFCYYNNKSEEITNYFVDEGNFVVDNEKFESQIAASEYVQAVTDCKVLVFNKKDWDEISNTIVGWEMMKAKMVKKCLTLAMERRSPLVSEDATTRYLSFIKAFPNLINRIPLSYVASYLGVTQQSLSRIRRSIH; translated from the coding sequence ATGGAAGCGATGATAAATCTTATCCTGCAATTTGGTGACCTGAACAAACAGCAGATCGAATTTTTAGTGAGCAAGGTTGAAATGCTCGAACTCAAAAAACATGATTACCTGTCGGAAGCCGGAAAGGTTCCCCGTTATGTGGCGTTCGTGCTGGAAGGCGTGTTTCGTTTTTGTTATTATAACAACAAGAGTGAAGAGATTACCAATTATTTTGTGGACGAAGGCAATTTTGTAGTCGATAACGAAAAGTTCGAATCACAGATCGCGGCCTCGGAATATGTGCAGGCTGTTACCGACTGCAAAGTACTTGTTTTTAATAAAAAGGATTGGGATGAAATTTCTAACACCATTGTTGGCTGGGAAATGATGAAGGCAAAGATGGTCAAAAAATGCCTTACGCTGGCCATGGAGCGGCGCAGCCCACTGGTTTCAGAAGATGCCACGACGCGTTACCTGTCGTTCATCAAAGCTTTTCCCAACCTCATCAACCGTATCCCGCTTTCCTACGTGGCCTCTTACCTGGGAGTCACCCAGCAGTCGTTAAGTCGTATACGCCGTAGTATCCATTAA
- a CDS encoding KAP family P-loop NTPase fold protein codes for MKVEKFIKSVFFFFLGVVLLIVFIPLIESTFNEFIEKTNLGLIGSSFYLDIFLILVLWLYFSININECKTETPNKKVTFFLLLILAIYIYERWFNHNYDFTTFKFYNKLAYFDMIFIVLTFIDLGRYIKFLAVKESKIKLENILEEDSPIEDKNDDELEGLFSKTVNKIKNTIERNSFKTSYTIGINSEWGDGKSTILNILKNSLKNDEDKILIDFNPWMGFDKKVLIKDFFNSISEVLTENSISNDINEYSKELINEIDNPIIKFIKSIIYKEKSLETHFNDINSKIKLLNKKIVIFVDDVDRLDNEEIFQLLKLIRNTANFSNTFFVIAYDRDYVINSISSINDYSAINYLDKIINTEITLPYFDRSILKEIFRRKLIDKIGVKYAEKIDYTLNVEMDNPNLFSNAENISNDFTDWISNIRQIKKLTNSICINFNGLFDEINFTDLIYIELLKLKYPTIYRLIYTQKNKIFKEVKGELYILRINEKSTLDVIVEKDIQKINKFERDDTIDKTVFGELLIEYCEQSKISDLERSKIYNLFLNLFSIYNDSGIMFTNIGGKKDEQLSISYSSKFERYFAQSIFRGNISEKEFNEFLNSNDEERNNVIYKWINERKEKDLVFRLLTIKEYENKHQYESVLKTILKIENMDSKTKKDMKIGFDVNNFRSKIQFFSGDESIESLYVSEEKFKQFIKSLFTKANYPFIFESDVLSMIRKSRFSEAKFALTNEEMNEILKGYFLNYLDSKEEFDNHFWRMYNSCKKINNVDSKNIFVVDEEVKKKIIEKLKIDKNCYFLMKSLIDKIMSADIASIRIETINDIFDNTDNFENLILSTIDENTDDFRSEFKKFYTLVKNNNWEEISFEFKNFKFEEIYYTKQ; via the coding sequence ATGAAAGTAGAAAAATTTATCAAATCTGTATTTTTTTTCTTTTTAGGAGTGGTTTTATTAATTGTGTTTATTCCTTTAATAGAATCAACCTTTAATGAATTTATTGAGAAAACCAATTTAGGATTAATAGGGAGTTCGTTTTATTTAGATATTTTCTTAATATTAGTACTATGGTTGTATTTTTCAATAAATATTAATGAATGTAAAACAGAAACTCCTAACAAAAAAGTTACATTTTTTTTATTATTAATATTAGCGATTTATATTTACGAAAGATGGTTCAACCATAATTATGATTTTACAACTTTTAAATTTTACAATAAGTTGGCATATTTTGATATGATATTTATTGTATTAACGTTTATTGATTTAGGAAGATATATAAAATTTTTAGCTGTAAAAGAATCTAAAATAAAATTAGAAAACATATTAGAAGAAGATTCTCCGATTGAAGATAAAAATGATGATGAATTAGAAGGATTATTCTCTAAAACAGTGAATAAGATTAAGAATACTATTGAGAGAAATAGTTTTAAAACATCTTATACAATCGGAATTAATAGTGAATGGGGAGATGGTAAATCTACCATTTTAAACATTTTAAAAAATAGTTTAAAAAATGATGAAGACAAGATATTAATAGACTTTAATCCGTGGATGGGATTTGATAAAAAAGTATTAATTAAAGATTTTTTTAATTCTATCTCCGAAGTATTAACAGAAAATAGTATTTCCAACGACATAAATGAGTATTCTAAGGAATTAATTAATGAAATTGACAATCCTATAATAAAGTTTATAAAATCGATAATTTACAAAGAAAAATCGCTTGAAACACATTTCAATGATATTAATAGTAAAATAAAACTGTTAAATAAAAAAATAGTAATTTTTGTTGATGATGTTGATAGATTAGATAATGAAGAAATTTTTCAACTATTAAAATTAATAAGAAATACTGCTAATTTTAGTAATACTTTTTTTGTAATTGCTTATGATAGAGATTACGTAATTAACAGTATAAGTAGTATTAATGATTATTCTGCTATTAATTATTTAGATAAAATAATTAATACGGAAATTACTTTACCATATTTTGATAGAAGTATTTTAAAAGAAATATTTAGAAGAAAATTGATAGATAAAATAGGAGTAAAATATGCTGAAAAAATTGATTATACGTTAAATGTAGAAATGGATAATCCCAATTTATTTAGCAATGCTGAAAATATATCAAATGACTTTACAGATTGGATTTCAAATATTAGACAAATTAAAAAGTTAACTAATTCTATTTGTATAAATTTTAACGGGTTATTTGATGAGATCAATTTTACAGATTTAATTTACATTGAATTGTTAAAACTTAAATATCCAACAATTTATAGATTGATTTATACACAAAAAAATAAAATTTTTAAAGAAGTTAAGGGAGAGCTATATATTTTAAGGATAAATGAAAAAAGTACTTTAGATGTTATTGTAGAAAAGGATATACAGAAAATAAATAAATTTGAAAGAGATGACACTATTGATAAAACAGTTTTTGGAGAGTTATTAATAGAATATTGTGAACAGTCGAAAATATCTGATTTAGAAAGAAGTAAAATATATAATCTATTTTTAAATTTATTTTCTATATATAATGATAGTGGAATAATGTTTACTAACATTGGTGGTAAGAAAGATGAACAATTATCCATTAGTTATTCATCTAAATTTGAAAGATATTTTGCGCAATCTATATTTAGAGGGAATATATCAGAGAAAGAATTTAATGAGTTTTTAAATTCCAATGATGAAGAAAGAAATAATGTAATTTATAAGTGGATTAATGAGAGAAAAGAAAAAGATTTAGTTTTTCGTTTATTGACTATTAAAGAATATGAAAATAAACATCAGTATGAATCTGTACTTAAAACTATTTTAAAAATAGAGAATATGGATTCAAAGACTAAAAAAGACATGAAAATAGGATTTGACGTTAATAATTTTAGAAGTAAGATACAATTTTTTAGTGGAGATGAAAGTATAGAAAGTTTATATGTTTCAGAAGAAAAATTTAAACAGTTTATTAAAAGCTTATTTACTAAAGCTAATTATCCATTTATATTTGAATCAGATGTATTGTCGATGATCCGTAAAAGTCGTTTTTCAGAAGCTAAATTTGCATTAACTAATGAAGAAATGAATGAAATTCTAAAAGGATATTTTTTAAATTATTTAGATTCAAAAGAGGAGTTTGATAATCACTTTTGGAGAATGTATAATAGTTGTAAAAAAATAAATAATGTGGATAGTAAAAATATATTTGTTGTAGATGAGGAGGTAAAGAAAAAAATTATTGAAAAGTTAAAAATAGATAAGAACTGTTATTTCCTTATGAAGTCACTTATTGACAAAATAATGAGTGCTGATATAGCTTCAATTAGAATAGAAACTATTAATGATATTTTTGATAATACAGATAATTTTGAAAATCTAATATTAAGTACAATAGATGAAAACACAGATGATTTTAGGAGTGAGTTTAAAAAATTCTATACATTAGTGAAAAACAATAATTGGGAGGAGATTTCCTTTGAATTTAAGAACTTTAAGTTTGAAGAAATATACTATACAAAACAATAG
- a CDS encoding AAA family ATPase, with translation MKYRISELKIKNFKCFTDVNFDFGGDNLVVFDGPNGYGKTTSFEALEILLTKAPRKIGKAKLDKRYTYENSPIHKFEDKEIEISVQLVSSDSNHIKVKRVFPAATNGKSKKNNISQIYSDSKLFINDEEVSSESSLEDVLDYKNVYNLFNVLNYVEQDENTYFLKEDPKERYKALVSLLGGDEERILLEKVESFHLKLKLKVEQIQSSINDLKQNNSDLLKNQFDEISYKKLIDNSLNDFVWDNEVIKNTDINLHNSYLNEINKIENLFNNRQIVGEIVLLDKINKYRNDIVFIDSFINSYWSVQNYNILEDENNRKNNNKKTIETNNKILQYIDSNDYNQLLSGENILFLSEKEKIKNEVEVFKVSLKLLLTLRESLSLQNQILSDLKDKRESLIILNRNHKDFIDLKEGECPVCGYDWQSNEKLIQQIEETESKIFKQYNEDNSKFEKQKEDLNKRYLESFKTFIIEENESLETELSKLVDFDFFSRLKDLYTSYKSRFETFLSLFNEEVRKQINSMVNLRNIENKNLIKNNILELIDKEKPVVETDLSFDEIITDFNLYFNNDAEKLNKLSLEEIKQKRNYIEYQYFNSVNVGINNLEERKLKLYGLQQEYDEVRKKLDEKIKNYTKSIIEKISIPFYIYTGKILQNHSLGSGLVIDFEMKRGDSQIYIRPTHRDQEVTYTLSSGQLSATVISLMLVLNKVFNHSKFGTLLIDDPLQTLDEINSHSLVELLKHNFSEQQIIISTHEDRYSKFIRYKYDKFNLYSRSIRMKEVI, from the coding sequence ATGAAATATAGAATTTCAGAATTAAAAATTAAAAACTTTAAATGTTTTACTGATGTAAACTTTGATTTTGGTGGTGATAATTTAGTTGTATTTGATGGTCCAAATGGATATGGAAAAACGACTTCATTTGAAGCTCTTGAAATTCTATTAACTAAAGCTCCGCGAAAGATAGGTAAAGCAAAGTTAGATAAAAGATATACTTACGAAAATAGCCCAATACATAAATTTGAGGATAAGGAGATAGAGATTTCAGTACAATTAGTATCTTCTGATAGTAATCATATCAAAGTAAAAAGAGTTTTTCCAGCTGCAACCAATGGAAAGTCAAAGAAAAATAATATAAGTCAGATATATTCTGATTCTAAATTATTTATCAATGATGAGGAAGTTAGCTCGGAAAGTAGTTTAGAAGATGTTTTAGATTACAAAAATGTATACAACTTATTTAATGTATTAAACTATGTTGAACAGGATGAGAATACATATTTTTTAAAAGAAGATCCAAAAGAAAGGTATAAAGCATTAGTATCTCTTTTAGGAGGTGATGAAGAAAGGATATTATTAGAAAAAGTTGAAAGTTTTCATTTAAAACTGAAACTAAAAGTCGAACAAATTCAATCTTCGATTAATGATTTAAAACAGAATAATTCAGATTTATTAAAAAATCAGTTTGACGAAATTTCTTATAAAAAACTAATTGATAATAGTCTGAATGATTTTGTGTGGGATAATGAAGTTATTAAAAATACTGATATTAATCTTCATAATTCATATTTGAACGAAATAAATAAAATTGAGAACCTATTTAATAATAGACAAATTGTTGGAGAAATAGTTTTATTAGATAAAATAAATAAATATAGAAACGATATTGTTTTTATAGATTCATTTATTAATAGTTATTGGAGTGTACAGAACTATAATATTTTAGAGGATGAGAATAATAGAAAAAACAATAATAAAAAAACTATTGAAACTAATAATAAAATTCTTCAGTATATAGATAGTAATGATTATAATCAATTATTAAGTGGAGAAAATATTTTGTTTTTATCTGAAAAGGAGAAAATAAAAAATGAAGTGGAGGTTTTTAAGGTTAGTTTAAAACTACTTTTAACATTACGTGAGAGTTTATCACTTCAGAATCAAATATTATCTGACTTAAAGGATAAAAGAGAATCTTTGATTATTTTAAATAGAAACCATAAAGATTTTATCGATTTAAAAGAGGGAGAATGTCCTGTTTGCGGATATGATTGGCAAAGTAATGAGAAATTGATACAACAGATAGAAGAAACAGAATCAAAAATATTTAAACAATATAATGAAGATAACTCTAAGTTTGAAAAACAGAAAGAGGATTTGAATAAAAGATATTTAGAAAGTTTTAAAACGTTCATTATTGAAGAGAATGAATCTTTAGAAACCGAATTATCAAAATTAGTAGATTTTGATTTTTTCTCACGTTTAAAGGATCTTTATACCTCTTACAAAAGTCGTTTTGAAACTTTTTTATCATTGTTTAATGAGGAAGTGAGGAAACAAATAAATTCAATGGTTAATTTAAGGAACATTGAAAACAAAAATTTGATTAAAAACAATATTTTAGAGTTAATAGATAAAGAAAAACCCGTAGTTGAAACTGATTTAAGCTTTGATGAAATTATTACGGATTTTAATCTTTATTTCAATAACGATGCGGAAAAGCTGAATAAGTTATCTTTAGAAGAAATAAAACAAAAAAGAAATTATATTGAATACCAATATTTTAATTCTGTAAATGTGGGTATTAATAATTTAGAAGAAAGAAAACTAAAATTATATGGATTACAACAGGAATATGACGAAGTAAGAAAAAAGTTAGATGAAAAAATTAAGAATTATACAAAAAGTATCATTGAAAAAATTAGTATTCCTTTTTACATCTATACAGGAAAAATATTACAAAATCATAGTTTAGGCTCAGGGTTAGTAATAGATTTTGAAATGAAAAGAGGAGATTCTCAAATTTATATAAGACCAACACATAGAGATCAAGAGGTAACTTATACATTAAGTTCAGGACAATTGTCTGCAACAGTTATATCATTGATGTTGGTATTAAATAAAGTATTTAATCATTCTAAATTTGGAACGTTATTAATTGATGATCCATTACAAACTTTAGATGAAATTAATTCACATTCACTGGTAGAGTTGTTAAAACATAATTTTTCAGAACAACAAATTATCATCTCTACTCACGAAGACAGATATTCAAAATTTATTCGATATAAATATGATAAATTTAATTTATATAGCAGAAGTATAAGGATGAAAGAAGTAATATAG
- a CDS encoding ABC-three component system protein: MSTDATPSWSGYIFQGEVALCKAIETITALGENIPDNYYLKLEQDEDFSLKTNSIEVFQVKAYLSKDSDKISKYKGVIEELINKYYYSKTVEVDPNDGRKRIKTYSDKVRKKPIKCSLITDKKIVDYPTNLSTFDDRFKLDTNYFDSVQGIYTLDSINSRLKDAIRNYLNNPNLVDQDLEDKVSYCSKKICDIVKKRHSTKEKESIPLNTIKKWIEDSSVSFTEEICWYEITKIFLNSIADGIDDYDLTDGEELEIYNKIQQSLFEFENLSNVDIVNLLKLYLSPHKKLDNNNLRNSYGSFIDDITVRNIILKGIKKIKISPIFKKLQYIKTIEGKVNRYQLLIHNEEFDNDTAGKKKFQKHCEMIYQNPYTKDIDYFVTKGLNKEKDEVKSRLLEIKDIGDDLVDDSNYFGFKTIDISINELNDENNN; encoded by the coding sequence ATGAGTACAGATGCTACACCCAGTTGGTCTGGTTACATATTTCAAGGGGAAGTAGCTTTATGTAAGGCTATTGAAACTATAACTGCGTTAGGAGAAAATATTCCTGATAATTATTATTTAAAATTGGAACAGGATGAAGATTTTTCTTTAAAAACAAATTCTATTGAAGTTTTCCAAGTTAAGGCTTATTTAAGCAAAGATTCTGATAAAATAAGTAAGTATAAAGGTGTAATTGAAGAGTTAATTAATAAATATTACTACTCAAAAACAGTTGAAGTAGATCCCAATGATGGAAGAAAAAGAATAAAAACTTATTCTGATAAAGTTAGAAAAAAACCGATAAAATGTAGTTTAATTACCGATAAAAAAATAGTTGATTACCCCACAAATTTATCCACTTTTGATGATAGATTTAAGTTAGATACAAATTATTTTGATTCGGTACAAGGGATATATACTTTAGATAGCATCAATAGCAGACTTAAAGATGCAATTAGAAATTATCTAAATAATCCTAATTTAGTTGATCAGGATTTAGAGGATAAAGTTAGTTATTGTAGTAAAAAAATTTGTGACATAGTAAAAAAAAGACACTCTACTAAAGAAAAAGAATCAATCCCACTAAATACAATAAAAAAATGGATTGAAGATTCCTCTGTTTCTTTTACGGAAGAAATTTGTTGGTATGAGATTACTAAAATATTTTTAAATTCTATCGCAGATGGCATAGATGATTATGATTTAACTGATGGAGAAGAATTAGAAATTTATAACAAAATACAACAAAGTTTGTTTGAATTTGAGAATCTCAGTAATGTTGATATAGTAAATCTTTTAAAATTATATTTATCTCCACATAAAAAATTAGATAATAATAATTTAAGAAATTCCTACGGAAGTTTTATTGATGATATTACTGTTAGAAATATTATACTAAAAGGAATAAAAAAGATTAAGATTAGTCCTATATTTAAAAAGTTACAATATATAAAAACTATTGAAGGGAAGGTAAATCGTTATCAATTATTAATACATAATGAAGAATTTGATAATGATACCGCAGGTAAGAAAAAATTTCAAAAACATTGCGAAATGATATATCAAAATCCTTATACAAAAGATATCGACTACTTTGTTACAAAAGGTTTAAATAAAGAAAAAGATGAAGTTAAATCAAGATTGTTAGAAATTAAAGATATAGGTGATGATTTGGTTGATGATTCAAACTATTTTGGTTTTAAAACAATTGATATATCAATAAATGAATTAAATGATGAAAACAATAATTAG
- a CDS encoding helix-turn-helix domain-containing protein, with protein MSVQNISVEETINLVKTRGFANTVEASLYLSLSIHYVRKLAREKEIPSSKPNGKCMYFKVEDLDNFIMNNKRLSNEKIMEKATKYLFKG; from the coding sequence ATGAGTGTACAAAATATTTCCGTTGAGGAAACGATAAACCTTGTGAAAACAAGAGGTTTCGCCAATACTGTAGAAGCGTCGTTATATTTGAGTTTGAGTATTCATTATGTAAGAAAATTAGCGAGAGAGAAAGAAATTCCTTCCTCTAAACCAAATGGAAAATGTATGTATTTTAAAGTAGAAGATTTAGATAATTTCATTATGAATAATAAAAGATTATCAAACGAAAAAATAATGGAGAAAGCCACTAAATATCTATTTAAAGGATAA
- a CDS encoding site-specific integrase: MKRKGQISKKNVEKGKSRMNSLYLMYYDEDTKQRSREWLSLYLYDKPKNFLEKEHNKETELLAEAIKAQKVLDFQNKKNGFVSSVSGKIGFLEYFKSLVVKKYESNGNYGNWYSTHKHLKNFLKGKDIQISKVDELFLENFKIYLLTSKISNRNGMLSQNSALSYFNKVRTALKEAYYNKMIVENPTNRVKGIKEKETDRQYLTFEELQKLVKTDCDYPTMKDAFIFSCLTGLRFSDVKSLQWKNIYYDKENGYLIKFIQQKTKGVEYLPINEQAVDILGERKNDDDLIFENLVYSAYHNKILRKWVENAGIEKHITYHSSRHTFATLHLTMNTDIYTVSKLLGHRYLKTTEIYAKVIDKKKIEAVTKIPKLDL, from the coding sequence ATGAAAAGAAAAGGACAGATTTCCAAGAAGAATGTAGAAAAAGGGAAATCCCGAATGAATAGTTTGTATTTGATGTATTACGATGAGGATACTAAACAAAGAAGTAGGGAATGGTTAAGTCTTTATTTATATGATAAACCAAAGAATTTTTTAGAAAAGGAACATAATAAAGAAACCGAATTGTTAGCTGAAGCTATTAAAGCTCAAAAGGTTTTAGATTTCCAAAATAAAAAGAATGGTTTTGTGAGTAGTGTAAGTGGGAAAATTGGTTTCTTGGAATATTTTAAATCGTTGGTAGTTAAGAAATACGAAAGTAATGGTAATTATGGAAATTGGTATAGTACACACAAACATTTAAAAAACTTTTTGAAAGGAAAAGATATACAGATTTCTAAGGTAGATGAATTGTTTTTGGAGAATTTTAAAATATATTTATTGACTTCCAAAATATCCAATAGAAATGGAATGCTATCACAAAATTCTGCTTTATCCTACTTTAATAAAGTAAGAACCGCTTTGAAAGAGGCGTATTATAATAAGATGATTGTAGAGAATCCTACCAATAGAGTAAAAGGGATAAAAGAAAAGGAAACCGACCGACAGTATTTAACTTTTGAAGAATTACAAAAATTGGTTAAAACAGATTGTGATTATCCTACAATGAAAGATGCGTTTATTTTTAGTTGTTTAACGGGGTTAAGGTTTTCTGATGTTAAATCTTTACAATGGAAGAATATTTATTATGATAAGGAGAATGGATATTTAATAAAGTTTATTCAACAGAAAACTAAAGGAGTGGAATATCTACCAATAAACGAACAGGCTGTGGATATTTTAGGAGAAAGAAAAAATGATGATGATTTAATTTTTGAAAATCTGGTTTATAGTGCATACCACAACAAAATATTAAGAAAATGGGTAGAAAATGCTGGAATTGAAAAACATATAACCTACCATAGTTCACGACATACCTTTGCTACATTACATTTAACAATGAACACCGATATTTACACTGTAAGTAAACTTTTGGGACATCGATATTTGAAAACTACGGAGATATACGCAAAGGTTATTGATAAAAAGAAGATAGAAGCGGTTACCAAAATTCCAAAATTGGATTTATAG
- a CDS encoding helix-turn-helix domain-containing protein — MEEIDNKKREINITVPPEIYTNKELSISEKLLLALDYSYNSKKGYTYLSNKWVGKLLNLHQNTISKNRKSLIEKGYLEKDSTDNRKYILISEKLKTVKLPLIKGKTDSRKLILPFEIYNHPNLTEGAKLFWGDVNSFSENKDGYYQQRITAKLRFNVSKDTITNWTNELRGESLIEYQIKFDPRTGVKYRIMRTKDLSDVDFFDETIKNIEKEDTQGITEKIFNNQEDEYKIEPLGGLQKYSDLNINKKREKYNYEEEEEEDYDYYDDENFDDEEEENF; from the coding sequence ATGGAAGAAATCGACAATAAAAAAAGAGAAATCAATATAACTGTTCCCCCTGAAATCTATACAAACAAAGAATTATCTATAAGTGAAAAACTACTTTTAGCCTTGGATTATTCGTATAACAGTAAAAAAGGTTACACCTACCTAAGTAATAAATGGGTAGGAAAATTACTGAATCTACATCAAAATACAATTAGTAAAAACAGAAAATCGTTGATTGAAAAAGGATATTTGGAAAAAGATTCAACTGATAATAGAAAATATATTCTAATATCCGAAAAACTAAAAACAGTAAAACTACCATTGATTAAAGGTAAAACCGACAGTAGAAAACTGATTTTACCTTTTGAAATCTACAACCATCCTAATTTAACAGAAGGAGCCAAACTCTTTTGGGGAGATGTTAATTCATTTAGTGAAAATAAAGATGGGTATTATCAACAAAGGATAACTGCTAAATTAAGGTTTAATGTATCTAAAGATACGATTACCAACTGGACTAACGAATTACGTGGTGAATCATTAATAGAATATCAAATAAAATTTGATCCACGTACGGGAGTTAAGTATAGAATAATGAGAACAAAAGATTTAAGTGATGTGGATTTCTTCGATGAAACTATTAAAAATATTGAAAAGGAAGATACACAGGGAATTACTGAAAAAATATTCAATAATCAAGAAGATGAATATAAAATTGAACCTTTGGGAGGATTACAAAAATATTCCGATTTGAACATCAATAAAAAGAGAGAAAAATATAATTATGAGGAGGAGGAGGAGGAGGATTATGATTACTACGATGATGAAAATTTTGATGATGAAGAGGAGGAAAACTTCTAA